The following are from one region of the Planctomycetaceae bacterium genome:
- a CDS encoding RluA family pseudouridine synthase: MSAHWPLSPEFIVEPYLSGVRIDSFLAKHLRNYTSWRLHRMVTAGLASVDDMQADPLQRVFRRQRVRIRLVEPPDKLLPPGHAALPVLYEDPWLLVVDKPVGLVAHPVGEFQEGTLSSVIQSHLDLQTPVRGLLRPGIVHRLDRMTSGLIVVTKDHHAHRLLSIDFQQGKLSKSYVAIIEGSPSFETRTIDLPIGQRPGGNSVLMSARHGARHPRPARTRVTIVQRLQNCSVADCVLYTGRNHQIRVHLAEIGHPVVGDEYYGPFGSIRKTPQCDDGEPAECRHALHAARLGFLHPILNEWLEFRCEPPEDFWELAR, translated from the coding sequence ATGTCCGCACACTGGCCTCTGTCTCCGGAATTCATCGTCGAGCCGTACCTTTCGGGCGTTCGCATTGATTCATTCCTTGCGAAGCATCTTCGAAATTACACATCGTGGCGGCTGCACCGAATGGTCACGGCCGGGCTGGCCAGCGTTGATGACATGCAGGCCGATCCGCTGCAGCGAGTTTTCCGACGGCAGCGAGTGCGAATTCGGCTGGTCGAACCACCTGACAAACTTCTGCCTCCAGGTCACGCGGCGCTGCCGGTGCTTTACGAAGATCCCTGGCTGCTGGTTGTGGACAAGCCCGTCGGACTCGTGGCACATCCCGTCGGTGAATTTCAGGAAGGAACGCTTTCCAGCGTCATCCAGAGTCACCTGGATCTTCAGACTCCCGTGCGCGGCCTGTTGAGACCCGGAATCGTCCATCGCCTGGACCGCATGACCAGCGGGCTGATCGTGGTCACGAAAGACCACCATGCACACCGGCTGTTGTCGATAGACTTTCAGCAGGGAAAGCTGTCGAAGTCGTATGTCGCCATCATTGAGGGAAGTCCTTCGTTCGAAACACGCACCATTGACCTTCCGATCGGACAGCGGCCGGGCGGTAACAGCGTGCTGATGTCGGCAAGACACGGGGCCAGGCATCCGCGACCCGCCAGGACTCGCGTGACAATCGTTCAGAGACTTCAGAATTGTTCGGTCGCCGATTGTGTCCTGTACACCGGCCGCAATCATCAGATTCGCGTCCATCTCGCGGAAATCGGTCATCCCGTTGTCGGTGACGAATACTACGGACCGTTCGGCAGCATCCGCAAAACGCCGCAATGCGATGATGGGGAACCCGCGGAGTGTCGTCACGCGCTGCATGCTGCCAGACTGGGATTCCTGCATCCCATTCTGAACGAATGGCTGGAATTCCGTTGTGAGCCGCCGGAAGATTTTTGGGAGCTTGCCCGCTGA
- a CDS encoding Hsp70 family protein — translation MKKTQAIGIDLGTTYSSIAWLNEHGQPVTIPNQEGELATPSVVFFDQNEPVVGTEALRNAIARPQQVVQNAKRFMGDAGKFWKINDNRYSPVHISGMILRKLVSAAQERVGEITDAVITVPAQFSDAQRHATIQAGHAAGLDRVEIINEPVAAALCHVLGSEGLAFTELAIDQTLMVYDLGGGTLDLAIVKYASDQVRVLASDGDLELGGLDWTQVLVDAAAEKFLQDFREDPRRDPESHQFLALEAEQAKRSLSVRPRAAITVQHGGNRRTYQIEQQEFESLSRKLVQRSEGITRRILSDKGFGWAHIDVVLTTGGASRMPMVRNSLKKLSGRTLNSSLSPDQSIAHGAAYYAGMLLLNQQYTRTVFSSQASSRLSKLSQQSVNARALGILVRDTSTGQRVPHYLIPPNSALPASKCHVFGTVTDRQTRVHVWIVESGAGPDREPTVLGDCVISDLPANLPEGSRVEVSISYDRQARVHVAAREMQSGITAEAEIIRLENLNAQLQETPDREDGELELIEAPEVASGEDSPPLHETPAMPPADTDNSLDELSAFLQPTLEQADQPVALCDTCGAFLNRRGKCSECDASRPPAQTTPRKKRRSGRELTRAERAAIRRRRRVTGTQKPDGTRTEEAKQAEDEFWNLLDDGGT, via the coding sequence ATGAAGAAGACTCAGGCAATTGGAATTGACCTCGGCACGACATACTCCTCAATCGCCTGGCTGAACGAGCACGGACAACCGGTCACAATTCCGAATCAGGAGGGAGAACTGGCAACGCCGTCGGTCGTTTTCTTTGACCAGAATGAGCCGGTGGTTGGTACAGAGGCCCTGCGAAATGCGATCGCCCGTCCGCAGCAGGTCGTACAGAACGCAAAACGGTTCATGGGCGATGCCGGCAAGTTCTGGAAGATCAACGACAACCGCTACAGCCCGGTGCATATCTCCGGAATGATCCTGCGAAAGCTTGTCTCCGCTGCTCAGGAGCGAGTCGGGGAAATCACCGACGCCGTGATCACCGTACCGGCGCAGTTCAGTGATGCTCAGCGGCACGCCACGATTCAGGCGGGGCACGCTGCAGGGCTCGATCGCGTCGAAATCATCAATGAGCCCGTCGCCGCAGCGCTGTGTCATGTACTGGGTTCGGAGGGACTGGCGTTCACGGAACTGGCCATCGACCAGACACTGATGGTCTACGACCTTGGCGGCGGAACCCTGGACCTGGCGATCGTGAAATATGCCAGCGACCAGGTTCGAGTGCTGGCGTCCGACGGTGACCTGGAACTTGGCGGGCTGGACTGGACTCAGGTACTGGTGGATGCCGCCGCGGAAAAGTTCCTTCAGGACTTCCGGGAGGATCCTCGCAGAGACCCGGAAAGCCACCAGTTTCTGGCGCTGGAAGCGGAGCAGGCAAAACGCAGCCTGAGTGTTCGCCCGCGGGCAGCCATCACCGTGCAGCACGGCGGCAACCGGCGCACTTACCAGATCGAACAGCAGGAATTCGAATCGCTCAGCCGAAAGCTGGTGCAGCGGTCCGAAGGTATCACAAGACGAATTCTCAGTGACAAGGGCTTCGGCTGGGCTCACATCGATGTTGTTCTGACGACCGGTGGTGCGTCACGAATGCCCATGGTTCGGAACAGCCTGAAGAAGCTGAGCGGACGGACGCTGAATTCGTCGCTTTCTCCGGACCAGTCCATTGCTCACGGGGCCGCTTATTACGCGGGAATGCTGCTGTTGAATCAACAGTACACTCGCACCGTCTTCAGTTCGCAGGCTTCGTCCCGGCTGTCGAAACTCAGCCAGCAAAGTGTCAACGCACGAGCTCTTGGAATACTGGTCCGTGATACCAGCACCGGGCAGCGGGTGCCACATTATCTGATCCCGCCGAATAGCGCGCTTCCGGCATCAAAATGTCATGTCTTTGGAACGGTGACAGACCGGCAGACGCGAGTGCATGTCTGGATTGTCGAAAGTGGTGCCGGCCCGGACCGCGAACCCACTGTGCTGGGCGACTGTGTCATTTCCGACCTGCCGGCCAACCTGCCGGAAGGAAGCAGGGTCGAAGTGTCAATCAGCTATGATCGCCAGGCGCGAGTCCATGTCGCCGCGCGCGAGATGCAAAGCGGAATCACGGCGGAAGCGGAGATTATTCGGCTTGAAAACCTGAACGCTCAGCTGCAGGAAACGCCGGATCGTGAAGATGGTGAACTGGAGTTGATTGAAGCCCCCGAAGTTGCATCCGGGGAAGATTCGCCGCCGTTGCATGAAACACCGGCAATGCCGCCAGCGGACACGGACAATTCGCTGGACGAGCTTTCTGCATTCCTGCAACCGACGCTGGAACAGGCCGATCAGCCTGTCGCTCTTTGCGACACCTGCGGTGCATTTCTAAATCGCCGAGGGAAATGTTCGGAATGTGATGCTTCCCGCCCGCCCGCTCAGACGACGCCGAGAAAGAAGCGACGCTCCGGCCGTGAATTGACCAGAGCCGAACGAGCCGCGATCCGTCGCAGGCGACGCGTCACCGGAACGCAGAAGCCGGACGGAACCAGAACCGAGGAAGCGAAGCAGGCTGAAGACGAGTTCTGGAATCTGCTGGATGACGGCGGAACATGA
- a CDS encoding Uma2 family endonuclease: protein MSTARQTHYLTPEEYLAMERASEIRHQYFDGEVFAMSGASRAHNLIVGNVSRAIGNQIVNRPCEVYQTDMRVKVSASGLYTYPDVAVVCGEPKFEDSFVDTLLSPLVLVEVLSASTEDYDRGRKFVQYRQIDSLQEYVLIAQDRQHVERWSRSDGPWTLWETDSVDAVVELTSIDCRIDVSEIYAKVQF, encoded by the coding sequence ATGTCCACCGCCCGACAGACACATTACCTGACGCCGGAAGAATACCTTGCCATGGAGCGAGCGTCGGAAATACGACATCAGTATTTTGACGGTGAAGTCTTCGCAATGTCCGGTGCGAGCCGTGCTCACAATCTGATTGTCGGCAATGTCAGCCGTGCGATCGGCAATCAGATCGTTAACAGACCATGCGAAGTCTACCAAACGGACATGCGAGTTAAGGTCAGTGCGTCCGGACTGTATACATATCCCGACGTGGCGGTGGTCTGTGGCGAGCCGAAGTTTGAAGACAGTTTCGTTGATACGCTGCTGAGTCCGCTTGTGCTGGTCGAAGTGCTTTCGGCGTCGACGGAGGATTACGACCGCGGACGCAAGTTTGTGCAATACCGGCAGATCGATTCCCTGCAGGAATACGTCCTGATTGCCCAGGATCGTCAGCATGTGGAACGCTGGTCTCGCAGCGACGGCCCCTGGACACTCTGGGAGACCGACAGCGTCGACGCAGTGGTGGAACTGACATCGATTGACTGCCGAATCGATGTCTCGGAAATCTATGCCAAAGTGCAGTTCTGA
- a CDS encoding DUF1559 domain-containing protein, giving the protein MQRRFTNRGFTLIELLVVIAIIAILIALLLPAVQQAREAARRTQCRNNLKQIGIAMHNYHDVHNTFPAGNITMGPCCGTPSLLNWAISILPFLEQTNLQNQYNFNLPNEDPVNQIVVRQPLVVYNCPSDINGGRLEVPGSGPHGGQQWAMSSYRGMGGVGWSAGDSYIYRRQWDSSDILHPNAVGNLRGMLHWVGGDLNSNPSGKYSCVKMRDVVDGTSNTTFVGEFHTVTSPRRGTFWGYTYTSYVLSCATPESRTLVADYDKCASQGDSNPCKRAWGSLHSGGSINFLLTDGSVRGISPNIDMGIWLAAATIQGGEVMGEF; this is encoded by the coding sequence ATGCAACGACGATTCACGAACCGAGGTTTTACTTTGATCGAATTGCTTGTGGTGATTGCCATCATCGCAATTCTGATCGCACTGCTGCTGCCGGCCGTTCAACAGGCCCGCGAAGCAGCACGAAGGACGCAATGCAGAAACAATCTGAAACAGATTGGCATTGCAATGCACAACTACCACGACGTTCACAACACGTTTCCCGCCGGAAACATCACCATGGGACCGTGCTGCGGTACGCCGAGCCTGCTGAACTGGGCTATCTCGATCCTGCCGTTTCTGGAACAAACGAATCTACAGAACCAGTACAACTTTAATCTGCCCAATGAAGACCCCGTCAACCAGATCGTCGTGCGACAGCCGTTGGTGGTTTACAACTGCCCTTCGGATATCAACGGCGGTCGTTTGGAGGTGCCCGGTTCCGGTCCCCACGGCGGCCAGCAGTGGGCAATGAGTTCCTACCGCGGGATGGGTGGTGTCGGCTGGTCGGCCGGCGACAGTTACATTTATCGCCGGCAGTGGGACAGTTCAGACATTCTGCATCCGAACGCGGTCGGTAACCTGCGCGGGATGCTGCACTGGGTTGGCGGCGATCTGAATTCGAATCCCTCCGGGAAGTATTCCTGCGTGAAGATGCGCGACGTGGTCGATGGCACGTCGAACACGACTTTTGTCGGTGAGTTTCACACGGTGACTTCGCCGCGACGAGGCACATTCTGGGGATACACCTATACGTCTTATGTGCTGTCCTGTGCCACGCCGGAAAGTCGCACGCTGGTCGCGGACTACGACAAGTGCGCATCTCAGGGTGACTCGAATCCCTGCAAGCGCGCCTGGGGATCGCTGCACAGCGGAGGTTCCATCAACTTTCTGCTGACGGACGGTTCTGTGCGGGGAATCTCGCCGAACATCGACATGGGGATCTGGCTGGCGGCCGCCACAATCCAGGGCGGCGAAGTCATGGGAGAATTCTGA
- a CDS encoding arylsulfatase, protein MKLYIPAAIIVLFSLAPALAADTSGPNIVYILLDDAGYGDLSCYGQTKFMTPNVDRLAAEGMRFTQHYSGSTVCAPTRCCLMTGVHTGHSYVRGNREIKPEGQAPMPADIVTVPRLLAEAGYKTGAFGKWGLGGPSSTSDPSEHFDLFYGYNCQREAHNYYPGHLWKNKQRIELGGAAYSATLIMDQALQFVRDNRNEKFFLFLPVTIPHAAMHVPREYAAPFEEKFPQFADKVGRYAGTEMKNPVAAFAGMMTLLDEQVGELMALLNELDLDENTIVMLSSDNGPHREGGHDPEFFDSNGPLRGHKRDVYEGGIRAPFIARWPGRIAPGSTSELISAHWDMLPTFCDLAGIDAPADCDGISLVQELTGGNRGQLQHDYLYWEFYEQGGKRAVRFGNWKAVQNNVSSIDQREGIELYDLATDVGEASDVATSHPRIVEQAFVHFHDAHTPSEFWAFGQQRRQAAR, encoded by the coding sequence ATGAAGCTTTACATCCCCGCTGCCATCATTGTTCTGTTCTCCCTGGCACCGGCTCTGGCTGCCGACACTTCCGGCCCGAACATCGTTTACATCCTGCTGGATGACGCCGGGTACGGTGACCTTTCGTGCTATGGCCAGACGAAATTCATGACACCGAATGTCGATCGACTGGCGGCGGAAGGGATGAGATTTACGCAGCACTATTCCGGTTCAACCGTCTGTGCGCCGACGCGCTGCTGTCTGATGACGGGCGTTCACACCGGTCACTCGTATGTTCGCGGCAATCGGGAAATCAAGCCGGAAGGCCAGGCTCCCATGCCGGCTGATATTGTCACGGTGCCCCGACTGCTGGCGGAGGCTGGATACAAGACAGGAGCTTTCGGCAAATGGGGCCTCGGCGGACCGTCGTCGACGAGTGATCCTTCGGAGCATTTTGACCTCTTCTACGGCTACAACTGCCAACGCGAAGCCCACAACTACTACCCCGGTCACCTGTGGAAGAACAAGCAGCGGATAGAACTTGGTGGCGCCGCCTACAGCGCGACGCTGATCATGGACCAGGCGCTGCAGTTTGTGCGAGACAACCGGAATGAGAAATTCTTTCTGTTTCTGCCCGTCACGATTCCTCACGCCGCAATGCACGTACCGCGAGAATACGCAGCGCCATTTGAGGAAAAGTTTCCGCAGTTCGCCGACAAGGTGGGGCGCTATGCCGGTACAGAGATGAAGAATCCGGTCGCGGCATTTGCCGGCATGATGACTCTGCTGGACGAGCAGGTCGGTGAGCTGATGGCGCTGCTGAATGAACTGGACCTGGACGAAAACACGATCGTGATGCTCAGCAGCGACAACGGGCCTCACAGGGAAGGCGGCCACGACCCGGAATTCTTCGACAGTAACGGACCGCTGCGTGGCCACAAGCGCGACGTTTACGAAGGCGGCATTCGCGCGCCCTTCATTGCCCGCTGGCCGGGGCGCATCGCACCCGGTTCAACGTCGGAACTGATTTCCGCACACTGGGACATGCTGCCGACATTTTGCGATCTGGCCGGGATCGACGCTCCTGCTGACTGCGACGGCATCAGCCTGGTGCAGGAATTGACGGGCGGCAACCGCGGCCAGCTTCAGCATGACTACCTGTACTGGGAATTTTACGAGCAGGGCGGCAAGCGAGCCGTTCGGTTCGGTAACTGGAAAGCCGTGCAGAACAATGTGAGTTCGATCGACCAGCGTGAAGGAATCGAACTCTACGATCTGGCAACAGACGTGGGTGAAGCATCGGACGTCGCAACGTCGCACCCGCGAATCGTCGAACAGGCTTTCGTGCATTTCCATGATGCGCATACGCCGTCTGAGTTCTGGGCGTTCGGACAGCAGCGTCGGCAGGCAGCACGTTGA